One Nicotiana sylvestris chromosome 12, ASM39365v2, whole genome shotgun sequence genomic window carries:
- the LOC138883702 gene encoding KNR4/SMI1 homolog → MKVSGEEKALRLLYIQKEEELKDLRTALAKAQKSEFELDEQVTLILIEYGLLGPASEASTSISQLQQKLDMVGQLWGEVDQVRADCHQWKKNIDQLAADKEVVASQLASAKAQLRGVEAKGLAQARKIEGLEAELAKARAKAAQAKAEVVKAKAEAEKTKDAADKSIAIYSRKATVVQSELREASNQGRWSNELAKCQARRETFKEIHARGFNLAGEIAEEKARENDARFLVSSDDEDVVSGSGDEECEENVPEGEETPEDRAVEDEDDTLRGVTPKID, encoded by the coding sequence ATGAAAGTTTCGGGCGAAGAGAAGGCCTTGAGGCTCCTCTATATCCAAAAGGAAGAGGAGCTTAAGGATCTCCGAACCGCATTGGCCAAAGCTCAAAAAAGTGAGTTCGAGCTAGATGAGCAGGTAACTTTGATTTTAATAGAGTACGGCCTTCTTGGCCCTGCTTCGGAGGCTAGTACTTCAATATCTCAGCTGCAGCAAAAGCTAGATATGGTTGGGCAACTCTGGGGCGAGGTAGATCAAGTTCGGGCTGATTGTCATCAATGGAAGAAGAACATAGATCAACTTGCTGCCGATAAGGAAGTTGTTGCATCCCAATTGGCCTCAGCTAAAGCCCAGCTCCGAGGCGTTGAAGCAAAGGGTCTGGCTCAGGCCAGGAAAATCGAGGGGTTGGAGGCCGAGCTGGCTAAAGCCCGCGCCAAAGCTGCACAGGCTAAGGCTGAAGTTGTAAAGGCTAAGGCCGAAGCTGAGAAGACAAAGGATGCGGCTGATAAATCCATTGCTATATACTCGAGAAAAGCCACAGTCGTTCAATCTGAGTTAAGGGAGGCCTCTAACCAGGGGAGATGGAGCAATGAATTGGCTAAGTGCCAAGCCCGGAGGGAGACTTTCAAAGAAATCCATGCCCGAGGGTTCAACCTCGCCGGGGAGATAGCCGAAGAAAAGGCGCGGGAAAACGATGCTAGGTTTCTTGTCTCTTCCGATGACGAGGATGTGGTGAGCGGCTCGGGGGATGAGGAATGTGAAgagaatgttcccgaaggggaagAGACTCCCGAAGATAGAGCCGTTGAAGATGAAGACGACACTCTGAGGGGTGTGACCCCAAAAATAGATTAG
- the LOC104223899 gene encoding uncharacterized protein, whose amino-acid sequence MPWGSSQPLTKLEIIDGPSLYRPRNPNLMCKYHGTHGHMTEDCRQLREEVDLLFNEGHLHEYLSDRAKNHFRERDANRKNKPEEPQHVIHIIIGGVDVLQGPIFKRTKVSIIRDKRTRDYVPEDTLTFSKENIEALSQPHNDVLVISILLNKVQVKCVLMDPGSSANIIRSRVVEQLGLLDQIIPPSRVLNGFNMANETTKGEIILPVNMARTIQDTKFHVIEGDMRYNALLGRPWIYSMRAMPSALHQMMKFPKKDSVKTLYGEHHATKEMFAVHDLAPVSTPSTSEKSKEKQVAK is encoded by the coding sequence ATGCCTTGGGGATCGTCTCAGCCATTGACAAAATTAGAGATAATAGATGGCCCAAGCCTATACAGACCGAGGAACCCCAACttgatgtgcaaatatcatggtaCTCATGGGCACATGACCGAAGATTGCAGGCAACTTAGAGAGGAGGTAGACCTGTTGTTCAATGAAGGGCATCTTCATGAATATCTTAGTGACCGGGCCAAGAACCATTTTCGAGAAAGAGATGCGAACAGGAAGAATAAGCCCGAAGAAcctcaacatgtcattcacatTATCATTGGAGGAGTCGACGTCCTACAGGGACCTATATTCAAACGTACCAAAGTTTCCATCATAAGGGATAAACGGACTCGGGACTACGTGCCCGAGGACACCCTCACATTCAGCAAGGAAAACATCGAGGCCTTATCTCAGCCTCATAATGATGTActggtaatttctatccttttaaataaagttcaagttaaatgtgttcttatggatccaggtagctcagcaaatATAATCAGATCAAGGGTCGTGGAGCAGCTCGGGTTGCTTGACCAAATCATACCTCCCTCTCGAGTCttgaatggattcaacatggcaaatgAAACGACGAAGGGGGAAATCATCCTCCCAGTCAACATGGCTAGAACCATACAAGataccaagtttcatgtcatcgaaggagatatgaggtataatgctTTACTTGGAAGGCCGTGGATCTATAGTATGAGGGCAATGCCATCagcccttcatcaaatgatgaagttcccaaaaAAGGATAGCGTTAAAACATTATATGGAGAGCATCATGCAACTAAGGAGATGTTTGCAGTACACGACTTGGCACCGGTATCAACACCATCCACATCAGAGAAGTCAAAGGAAAAACAGGTtgccaaataa